In the genome of Croceimicrobium hydrocarbonivorans, one region contains:
- a CDS encoding alpha/beta hydrolase has protein sequence MKKGLLISILIIGLLTAFYFAGPRPEVISLDTSLPEIEASIEELDHYLAVREAAFELRKDNEARIIWADSIRQTEWVVLYLHGFSASQGEGAPLHQHIAEKLGANLLLARLAGHGYQKEQLGEYTALGAWEDAKEFLALAEKLGQKVLIMGTSTGCSYALNLAAEFPSKVKALINLSPNIRVKDPNALLLDDPWGEQIAHLVLGNQRRVVSDSAGHALYWDTLYTVHALVELENLLESTLIPETFARVKQPVLNLCYYKSETEQDPVVSVAKIEWMHELLGTPENQKRLVKLDKVGNHVLGSPVKSKDLPGTEKAISDFLDEILLSEN, from the coding sequence ATGAAAAAAGGTCTTCTAATCAGTATCCTAATTATAGGTTTACTTACGGCATTTTACTTTGCCGGCCCCCGCCCCGAAGTTATTAGCCTTGACACTTCCCTTCCGGAAATCGAAGCATCCATAGAGGAACTTGACCATTATTTAGCGGTCCGTGAAGCCGCTTTTGAATTGCGAAAAGACAATGAGGCGCGCATCATATGGGCCGATAGTATTCGCCAAACCGAATGGGTAGTTCTCTATTTACATGGTTTTTCTGCCAGTCAAGGAGAGGGAGCCCCACTCCATCAGCATATCGCCGAAAAGCTAGGTGCCAATTTACTTTTAGCACGCTTAGCCGGACATGGTTACCAAAAGGAGCAATTAGGAGAATACACTGCCTTAGGCGCTTGGGAGGATGCGAAAGAATTTCTGGCTTTAGCCGAAAAACTGGGGCAGAAAGTCCTAATTATGGGCACCAGCACAGGCTGCAGTTATGCTTTAAACCTGGCTGCCGAATTCCCCAGCAAGGTGAAGGCCCTCATTAATTTATCTCCTAATATCAGGGTAAAAGACCCCAATGCCCTCCTATTAGATGATCCTTGGGGCGAGCAAATCGCCCATTTGGTCCTAGGAAATCAGCGCCGAGTAGTATCCGATTCAGCCGGTCATGCTCTTTATTGGGATACCCTATATACCGTGCACGCCCTGGTTGAATTAGAAAATTTACTAGAAAGCACTTTAATTCCCGAAACCTTCGCCAGGGTGAAACAACCCGTATTAAACCTCTGCTATTATAAGTCGGAAACCGAGCAAGATCCAGTAGTCTCGGTGGCAAAAATTGAATGGATGCACGAACTTTTAGGCACGCCTGAAAATCAAAAGAGATTAGTGAAACTGGATAAGGTGGGGAACCATGTATTGGGCTCCCCCGTTAAATCTAAAGACCTTCCGGGAACCGAAAAAGCCATCTCAGATTTCCTGGATGAAATTCTGTTGAGCGAAAATTAG